One Dreissena polymorpha isolate Duluth1 chromosome 9, UMN_Dpol_1.0, whole genome shotgun sequence genomic window carries:
- the LOC127845772 gene encoding N-acyl-phosphatidylethanolamine-hydrolyzing phospholipase D-like isoform X3, whose protein sequence is MASVKERKKRLWCSWLIQGPTQTFYFAGDTGYFEPLFKAIGERYKKIHLAAIPIGAYNPRFITEYQHVDPEEAVLIHEDIKSDTSIGIHWGTFQLTNEHYLEPPHRLKKAMKDRNLDPNKFVCLNIGETWIVGDDREEPNFMKENVKITTEDS, encoded by the exons atggCGTcagttaaagaaagaaaaaag CGTTTGTGGTGTAGCTGGCTCATACAAGGACCCACACAAACGTTTTACTTCGCCGGGGACACGGGCTACTTCGAACCGCTGTTTAAAGCCATAGGCGAGAGATATAAGAAAATCCACCTCGCGGCCATTCCAATCGGGGCATATAACCCAAG GTTCATAACCGAGTATCAGCACGTGGATCCTGAGGAAGCTGTTTTAATTCATGAGGACATAAAAAGTGATACGTCTATTGGAATTCATTGGGGAACGTTTCAGCTAACAAATGAG CATTACCTGGAGCCCCCTCACAGACTTAAGAAAGCTATGAAAGACCGCAACTTAGACCCAAACAAGTTTGTATGTCTGAATATCGGAGAAACGTGGATTGTGGGAGACGACAGGGAGGAGCCTAACTTTATGAAAGAAAACGTCAAAATAACGACTGAGGACAGTTAA
- the LOC127845772 gene encoding N-acyl-phosphatidylethanolamine-hydrolyzing phospholipase D-like isoform X1, protein MASVKERKKTLKLTLPIQKGSALSPPVEKLDGVTSPSVANVDGVTSHPVENVDGVTSPSVANVDGVTSHPVENVDGVTSPPVENVDSVTSPPVANVDGVTSPPVANVDGVTSPPVANVDGVTSHPVENVDGVTSPVANVDGVTSPPFANIDGVTFPPVANVDGVTSHPVANVDGVTSLGANVDDFTGQEEDLTAPDKGKTRVTWIGHATLLVEFDGITVLTDPVFGSHAAPRQLSIMPYKRYRPAACQVVDIPHLDAVIISHDHYDHLETNAVLAIHARFPDVHWFVALSTKEWLVKKGCTAENITELEWWQEATYGKIRFVCTPSQHWCQRSPFDLNSRLWCSWLIQGPTQTFYFAGDTGYFEPLFKAIGERYKKIHLAAIPIGAYNPRFITEYQHVDPEEAVLIHEDIKSDTSIGIHWGTFQLTNEHYLEPPHRLKKAMKDRNLDPNKFVCLNIGETWIVGDDREEPNFMKENVKITTEDS, encoded by the exons atggCGTcagttaaagaaagaaaaaag ACCCTGAAACTAACACTGCCCATTCAAAAAGGATCCGCTTTA TCTCCTCCAGTTGAAAAATTAGACGGTGTAACTTCTCCTTCAGTTGCAAATGTAGACGGCGTAACCTCTCATCCAGTTGAAAATGTAGACGGCGTAACTTCTCCTTCAGTTGCAAATGTAGACGGCGTAACTTCTCATCCAGTTGAAAATGTAGACGGCGTAACTTCTCCTCCAGTTGAAAATGTAGACAGCGTAACTTCTCCTCCAGTTGCAAATGTAGACGGCGTAACTTCTCCTCCGGTTGCAAATGTAGACGGCGTAACTTCTCCTCCAGTTGCAAATGTAGACGGCGTTACTTCTCATCCAGTTGAAAATGTAGACGGCGTAACTTCTCCAGTTGCAAATGTAGACGGCGTAACTTCTCCACCATTTGCAAATATAGACGGCGTAACTTTTCCTCCAGTTGCAAATGTAGACGGCGTAACTTCTCATCCAGTTGCAAATGTAGACGGCGTAACTTCTCTAGGTGCAAATGTGGACGATTTTACTGGTCAAGAAGAGGATTTAACTGCTCCTGACAAAGGCAAAACTCGCGTCACGTGGATCGGACACGCAACTCTGCTCGTTGAATTTGATGGAATAACCGTTCTGACTGACCCCGTGTTTGGGTCTCACGCCGCGCCACGTCAGCTTTCAATTATGCCATACAAGCGGTATCGGCCGGCCGCCTGTCAAGTGGTCGACATCCCCCATCTTGATGCTGTAATCATCAGTCACGATCACTATGATCACCTTGAGACGAACGCGGTGTTAGCTATACATGCTAGATTTCCTGATGTACATTGGTTTGTCGCTTTGAGTACGAAAGAATGGTTGGTAAAGAAAGGATGTACAGCTGAAAATATAACAGAATTAGAATGGTGGCAGGAGGCGACGTATGGCAAAATACGTTTTGTGTGTACGCCGAGCCAACATTGGTGTCAACGGTCTCCTTTTGATCTAAATTCG CGTTTGTGGTGTAGCTGGCTCATACAAGGACCCACACAAACGTTTTACTTCGCCGGGGACACGGGCTACTTCGAACCGCTGTTTAAAGCCATAGGCGAGAGATATAAGAAAATCCACCTCGCGGCCATTCCAATCGGGGCATATAACCCAAG GTTCATAACCGAGTATCAGCACGTGGATCCTGAGGAAGCTGTTTTAATTCATGAGGACATAAAAAGTGATACGTCTATTGGAATTCATTGGGGAACGTTTCAGCTAACAAATGAG CATTACCTGGAGCCCCCTCACAGACTTAAGAAAGCTATGAAAGACCGCAACTTAGACCCAAACAAGTTTGTATGTCTGAATATCGGAGAAACGTGGATTGTGGGAGACGACAGGGAGGAGCCTAACTTTATGAAAGAAAACGTCAAAATAACGACTGAGGACAGTTAA
- the LOC127845772 gene encoding N-acyl-phosphatidylethanolamine-hydrolyzing phospholipase D-like isoform X2 yields the protein MASVKERKKTLKLTLPIQKGSALSPPVENVDSVTSPPVANVDGVTSPPVANVDGVTSPPVANVDGVTSHPVENVDGVTSPVANVDGVTSPPFANIDGVTFPPVANVDGVTSHPVANVDGVTSLGANVDDFTGQEEDLTAPDKGKTRVTWIGHATLLVEFDGITVLTDPVFGSHAAPRQLSIMPYKRYRPAACQVVDIPHLDAVIISHDHYDHLETNAVLAIHARFPDVHWFVALSTKEWLVKKGCTAENITELEWWQEATYGKIRFVCTPSQHWCQRSPFDLNSRLWCSWLIQGPTQTFYFAGDTGYFEPLFKAIGERYKKIHLAAIPIGAYNPRFITEYQHVDPEEAVLIHEDIKSDTSIGIHWGTFQLTNEHYLEPPHRLKKAMKDRNLDPNKFVCLNIGETWIVGDDREEPNFMKENVKITTEDS from the exons atggCGTcagttaaagaaagaaaaaag ACCCTGAAACTAACACTGCCCATTCAAAAAGGATCCGCTTTA TCTCCTCCAGTTGAAAATGTAGACAGCGTAACTTCTCCTCCAGTTGCAAATGTAGACGGCGTAACTTCTCCTCCGGTTGCAAATGTAGACGGCGTAACTTCTCCTCCAGTTGCAAATGTAGACGGCGTTACTTCTCATCCAGTTGAAAATGTAGACGGCGTAACTTCTCCAGTTGCAAATGTAGACGGCGTAACTTCTCCACCATTTGCAAATATAGACGGCGTAACTTTTCCTCCAGTTGCAAATGTAGACGGCGTAACTTCTCATCCAGTTGCAAATGTAGACGGCGTAACTTCTCTAGGTGCAAATGTGGACGATTTTACTGGTCAAGAAGAGGATTTAACTGCTCCTGACAAAGGCAAAACTCGCGTCACGTGGATCGGACACGCAACTCTGCTCGTTGAATTTGATGGAATAACCGTTCTGACTGACCCCGTGTTTGGGTCTCACGCCGCGCCACGTCAGCTTTCAATTATGCCATACAAGCGGTATCGGCCGGCCGCCTGTCAAGTGGTCGACATCCCCCATCTTGATGCTGTAATCATCAGTCACGATCACTATGATCACCTTGAGACGAACGCGGTGTTAGCTATACATGCTAGATTTCCTGATGTACATTGGTTTGTCGCTTTGAGTACGAAAGAATGGTTGGTAAAGAAAGGATGTACAGCTGAAAATATAACAGAATTAGAATGGTGGCAGGAGGCGACGTATGGCAAAATACGTTTTGTGTGTACGCCGAGCCAACATTGGTGTCAACGGTCTCCTTTTGATCTAAATTCG CGTTTGTGGTGTAGCTGGCTCATACAAGGACCCACACAAACGTTTTACTTCGCCGGGGACACGGGCTACTTCGAACCGCTGTTTAAAGCCATAGGCGAGAGATATAAGAAAATCCACCTCGCGGCCATTCCAATCGGGGCATATAACCCAAG GTTCATAACCGAGTATCAGCACGTGGATCCTGAGGAAGCTGTTTTAATTCATGAGGACATAAAAAGTGATACGTCTATTGGAATTCATTGGGGAACGTTTCAGCTAACAAATGAG CATTACCTGGAGCCCCCTCACAGACTTAAGAAAGCTATGAAAGACCGCAACTTAGACCCAAACAAGTTTGTATGTCTGAATATCGGAGAAACGTGGATTGTGGGAGACGACAGGGAGGAGCCTAACTTTATGAAAGAAAACGTCAAAATAACGACTGAGGACAGTTAA
- the LOC127845257 gene encoding uncharacterized protein LOC127845257 isoform X1, which translates to MDHSEDGNLIHVSRRFFKRARLIHLVLSILMLGDGVVALVLSYGSKGDAQVPYFFSAYICWAWHLSFVIISSVCIYYLQGDGERSVGVNSWVTVFSINSSVIVLFNVMGVVFAVVNGLCISGQQCYYDRNEHANRFIAIALVLLHCLSILVNVLLAKRSHLIGSQFQHDVSVKFIHTMVWLRRKRSRKVSMTSQLPSLPESCVDASENSTFTSPTQRENTPTLTEVQTSKRGSVMATIEIMAMRKHKTHRRTKSHPNMIRNIDLKPDDMEGTVYSIYSDSEMKKSEESKKKKIGLFRKRKKNKVDSESLTSSTKDSVASFTERLAIKTPIPVQLVLYADDSSDSILVEKPVGGAQGGEANRDLSLAEQRKLQRKQEEVLGMQNKLLEQQKTFMATVKSDPGAPPPYQTFANSAETDDESSV; encoded by the exons ATGGACCACTCAGAAG ACGGCAACCTGATCCATGTTTCCCGCCGATTCTTTAAGCGTGCCCGCCTGATACATCTGGTGTTGTCGATCCTGATGCTGGGTGACGGAGTGGTGGCCCTTGTTCTCTCCTACGGCTCCAAAGGGGACGCACAGGTCCCCTACTTCTTTAGCGCGTATATCTGCTGGGCGTGG CATCTTTCGTTCGTTATCATAAGTTCCGTGTGTATCTATTACCTGCAAGGGGACGGGGAGAGAAGCGTGGGAGTGAATTCATGG GTGACCGTGTTCTCCATTAACTCCTCCGTGATCGTTCTCTTTAACGTCATGGGCGTCGTGTTCGCGGTCGTCAACGGCCTGTGTATCAGCGGCCAGCAGTGTTACTACGACAGGAACGAGCATGCCAACCGCTTCATCGCCATCGCCCTCGTTCTCCTCCACTGTCTCTCCATCCTCGTCAACGTTCTGCTCGCAAAGAGGTCCCATCTGATTGGATCCCAGTTTCAACACGACGTGTCCGTCAAGTTCATTCACACGATGGTGTGGTTACGACGGAAGCGCAGCCGTAAAGTATCGATGACGTCGCAGCTGCCATCCCTTCCTGAGTCTTGCGTGGATGCGTCGGAGAATTCAACGTTTACGTCGCCGACGCAACGAGAGAATACGCCGACGTTGACGGAAGTGCAGACGTCCAAACGTGGCAGTGTCATGGCAACCATTGAGATTATGGCAATGAGAAAACATAAAACTCATCGGCGAACTAAATCACATCCGAATATGATTAGAAATATTGATCTCAAACCTGACGATATGGAAGGGACCGTTTATTCAATATATTCCGACTCTGAAATGAAGAAATCGGAGGAATCGAAGAAGAAGAAAATTGGATTATTTCGTAAAAGGAAGAAAAATAAAGTCGACTCAGAAAGCTTAACATCTAGTACAAAAGATTCAGTAGCTTCATTTACAGAAAGATTAGCAATTAAAACTCCGATACCGGTACAGCTGGTTTTATATGCAGACGATTCTTCTGACAGCATTCTAGTTGAGAAACCGGTGGGTGGGGCGCAGGGTGGGGAAGCAAATCGAGATTTAAGTTTAGCCGAACAAAGAAAACTGCAAAGAAAGCAAGAGGAGGTGTTAGGAATGCAAAATAAACTATTGGAGCAACAGAAAACATTTATGGCGACGGTAAAATCAGACCCGGGTGCCCCACCCCCCTACCAGACATTCGCAAATTCGGCAGAAACTGACGACGAAAGTTCAGTTTAG
- the LOC127845257 gene encoding uncharacterized protein LOC127845257 isoform X2: MDHSEDGNLIHVSRRFFKRARLIHLVLSILMLGDGVVALVLSYGSKGDAQHLSFVIISSVCIYYLQGDGERSVGVNSWVTVFSINSSVIVLFNVMGVVFAVVNGLCISGQQCYYDRNEHANRFIAIALVLLHCLSILVNVLLAKRSHLIGSQFQHDVSVKFIHTMVWLRRKRSRKVSMTSQLPSLPESCVDASENSTFTSPTQRENTPTLTEVQTSKRGSVMATIEIMAMRKHKTHRRTKSHPNMIRNIDLKPDDMEGTVYSIYSDSEMKKSEESKKKKIGLFRKRKKNKVDSESLTSSTKDSVASFTERLAIKTPIPVQLVLYADDSSDSILVEKPVGGAQGGEANRDLSLAEQRKLQRKQEEVLGMQNKLLEQQKTFMATVKSDPGAPPPYQTFANSAETDDESSV; the protein is encoded by the exons ATGGACCACTCAGAAG ACGGCAACCTGATCCATGTTTCCCGCCGATTCTTTAAGCGTGCCCGCCTGATACATCTGGTGTTGTCGATCCTGATGCTGGGTGACGGAGTGGTGGCCCTTGTTCTCTCCTACGGCTCCAAAGGGGACGCACAG CATCTTTCGTTCGTTATCATAAGTTCCGTGTGTATCTATTACCTGCAAGGGGACGGGGAGAGAAGCGTGGGAGTGAATTCATGG GTGACCGTGTTCTCCATTAACTCCTCCGTGATCGTTCTCTTTAACGTCATGGGCGTCGTGTTCGCGGTCGTCAACGGCCTGTGTATCAGCGGCCAGCAGTGTTACTACGACAGGAACGAGCATGCCAACCGCTTCATCGCCATCGCCCTCGTTCTCCTCCACTGTCTCTCCATCCTCGTCAACGTTCTGCTCGCAAAGAGGTCCCATCTGATTGGATCCCAGTTTCAACACGACGTGTCCGTCAAGTTCATTCACACGATGGTGTGGTTACGACGGAAGCGCAGCCGTAAAGTATCGATGACGTCGCAGCTGCCATCCCTTCCTGAGTCTTGCGTGGATGCGTCGGAGAATTCAACGTTTACGTCGCCGACGCAACGAGAGAATACGCCGACGTTGACGGAAGTGCAGACGTCCAAACGTGGCAGTGTCATGGCAACCATTGAGATTATGGCAATGAGAAAACATAAAACTCATCGGCGAACTAAATCACATCCGAATATGATTAGAAATATTGATCTCAAACCTGACGATATGGAAGGGACCGTTTATTCAATATATTCCGACTCTGAAATGAAGAAATCGGAGGAATCGAAGAAGAAGAAAATTGGATTATTTCGTAAAAGGAAGAAAAATAAAGTCGACTCAGAAAGCTTAACATCTAGTACAAAAGATTCAGTAGCTTCATTTACAGAAAGATTAGCAATTAAAACTCCGATACCGGTACAGCTGGTTTTATATGCAGACGATTCTTCTGACAGCATTCTAGTTGAGAAACCGGTGGGTGGGGCGCAGGGTGGGGAAGCAAATCGAGATTTAAGTTTAGCCGAACAAAGAAAACTGCAAAGAAAGCAAGAGGAGGTGTTAGGAATGCAAAATAAACTATTGGAGCAACAGAAAACATTTATGGCGACGGTAAAATCAGACCCGGGTGCCCCACCCCCCTACCAGACATTCGCAAATTCGGCAGAAACTGACGACGAAAGTTCAGTTTAG